In Paramormyrops kingsleyae isolate MSU_618 chromosome 11, PKINGS_0.4, whole genome shotgun sequence, the genomic window gtgtgcacatgtgaatgaatggtgtgtgcgtgtgccctgtgatgggttggcaccccatcctgggttgttccctactttgtgcccataggctccagaccccctgcaacaTTAAATAGGACAcatggtttcagaaaatggatggatgatttctTTGTTGGCTGTACTCCCCACTCACCCAACCAAAGCCCCGCAGAAGCTCAGAATATAGCTTATTTCTCTATTTATATCTTTCTGAAAAATATCACAATCCTCTCCGTACAAATCAATTAACACAAATTAATTTCAGACTAATCCTATCTAAATGTAAAGTTATTTTCATTCTTTACAATTGGCGCTATTGGATTTAACACAGTTTAATTTGTGTGATGTCGAATGTTAGGGTGGCAATAATATGGCACCGTGCACTGTGTTTTTTCCCCTGATGATGATGAGTGTGCACTTTGAGAGACAGACCCATCTCCCGTCACCTTGAACACGCAGCAGAAGCCATGGCCCACTAATTAAAGGCAACAAAACGAAATTGACtggaaaacatttttaatggtCACCAGTTTGATGCTCTTGCCatccacaaaataaaaacagttgCACAAGTATCCAGTATCTCCATCATCATGTCTCATGACATTCAGAGTGACAGGAGATGCCTGCATCTCCATGTTAAGCAGATATGAAGCATCAGTTTTGACACCAGCTTATCAAATGCTAACATCGCATGATAGATTTGCCCCAGGCAAGATCACAGAATTGCAGCTTTCTTCCTTTGATTTCTTCTCTGCTTATCCTCAGCTGGCCTGTGATAAAGTTCCCGGCCAGCTGGTAACACTAAGCTATATGCCGTTATGGACGGGTATGGTATAGGACAGACATGGTATAGGACAGGCATGGTTTAGGACGGGCATGGTATAGGACAGACATGGTATAGGACGGGCATGGTATAGGACAGACATGGTATAGGACGGGCATGGTATAGGACGGGCATGGTATAGGACAGACAATCCATGGCGTGGCTCACAGACAAAGGggttttatttaacataaaacagcaagaaacacactgcaaaaaaaTGGCCTTTGAAATTTAAGATaaactgtttctgttttgaGACAAGACAGCCTAATACCAGCAAAATTATCTGCCAGCGCAGTAAGAAAATTGCACTTGATAAGATTTCCTAAAATAAGCCTAAATCTGAGCAAATTAATCTTATTCATGAGATGTTTTgttagtttattaatgaaactagaattttgtttaaatataagaaataatacttgcttagattttcatttctTGCAGTGCAAAAAAGGGACCATTAGGGGTCAAACAAAGGCAGGAGGGTAAAACAAGAATTGGCACAGGCACGGGCGCAGGCCAACACAACTGAACACAATGACCAGCTGCCAAGAGGAACAAGGCAGGCACCTAAATACACAATGAGGACAAACAAGAGACAGGTGTGGTCATTAATTAGCAGTAACACACAGGTGAAGGCAATCATCAGACAAATGATCAAACGTCAGGAGAGACTGAAATAACAAAGGGTAACAGACCAATACTACACACAGTGAATGGCGGAGCAACGACAAGGAACTGCAACAGCAATACACAAATACACGAAAATACAAAGAAACATAAGTGTTAAACTGCAACTACAGTATGACTGAAACCCACTATGGAAGGGGAAACCTGGACGACATAGCTGCCCACTCAGCTTATTAAGACATGCGGCAGCCTGGGAAAGAGAAGAAACATGTGGAGCTAACAAACGGGATGGCCGACGACACCTgctccaagatggctgcacccttgtTAAGGGATCCACATACCGTATGATGCTTCTGGGCATGGCAATGTAGCTAAGAGGTCCTGTTCATCAAGCCTGCAGCTACCGCATGATGACTTCAGTTCAACAACAGCACCACATGATGACTTTGGTTGACTTCCAGCCCCTTATATTGCAGAGGGCCTGGAGCCAATCCAAGGCTGCATTAGGCACGAGGCGGGTGAACATCCTTTATGGCATGCAGAGCACACTCAGACAATATGCAATTTACAGATGCTAATTCACCTAAACATAAGTTTTTGGACTGCTGAGATAACCTGCCCAACAAAGGGGTGAGGGTGAGCTTCAAAGCCCCAATCCTGGCTGGACGAGGCTATAGATCTACCCCCTAAGCCTCTGTGACGTTTTTCTGGGGTTTTTTGTCATCCATGAAACAGTAACTGGTCCTGCCCTGCTGGCCGTGGCTGAAGGTCTGATCCagttctctctccctctgtctgaaTCTATGTTCTCAGGGTCGGCCCCCAGTCTGGATCCTAGGGGCCTGGGACGGCTGCTCCTAGCCTGTTTCTGCCACGCTGCTCCCTCCCCCCATCTCTGGCATGTCCATCCACTGGGTGAACATGAGTGAGCCCTGGCCTGGGACGGGGGCCGCGAAAAGCCCCAACGTGACCGCTGGCATGCGGCCTGGACAGGACTGGGACGAGTCGATGGCTCCTCTCTGCCACTCATGCTGCTGCGGTCTACTGGGTCACGTACTGGCCGTGGTCTTCATGGTCACCCTGGCCTTTGCCATCGTCATCGGCAATGTGGTCACACTCGCCGTCTTCACGCAGACACGTCAGACTTGCACGCCGCAAGGGTACCTCAAAGGTAAATGCTCCTACAGCATCTCTCAAACCTTCCCTTAGGAGGTCTTCATGATACAGCGGGATAGTCTTCCACCCGAGGATGATTTATAAGGTCCAGAATTTTGAAATAACCTCTACGTGTTAAAATATCACCTCACTTTCCACACAGCGTGGATTCCCACACTCGGGTAGCCAAGGGGAATTCTCTCTGTGCCAAACTGACCATTAGTGGTCAGCTTTGATGTCGACACTGAAGTGAGAATGTGCTGAGAAACAGCCATTAGGGCCGAGAGGCTCATTTACAGTATCAGTTATATTCTCTCAAGAGATTATTTAAAAGCATAAGAAAATGAGATCTGCAGAGTCCTGTCTTGTGTAACCCCTGGAAAACACCAGAGTAGTCATTAGGTTGAGTTTATGATAATGCTATAGGAAAGTGCTTCTCATTGCAGTCTTCAGGGTCCCCCggcaggtttttgctccctcccagctgccagCATGCCTGAACTAAACAATCAGGAACAAAGCAAACAATCAAGAATGAGTCAGACAATTAAGAACAACGAATTCCTGgaacaggtgtgctgggagcaaaaatgtgagctgtcttcgagtccctgaggactgggctgagaaacactgctgtaggtAAATTCTAGAAATTGTGTGATTTCCAGAATGGGTACAGATAGCAGATGTGGCCGCTTTGAGTGGAATGACCATCTCATTGCTACCATGAtgtctgtgtgtcactgtctCCCACAGTGTCCCTGGCCTTGGCGGACGTGATGGTGGGCGTCCTGGTCGTCCCCTTTTCTGTCTTTACTGAGATCTCTCTGATGGTCACTAGTGTGCCTCCCATGTGGTTCCAGGGGGGGTCCCCCCTCCGGGCAGAAGGGGTATGGCAGCCCTGCCAGCTGATTGGCCCCGTGTTCGCGGGCTGCACCTTTGTGTCCATCAGCACCATCTTCCTGATGACGGTGGAGCGCAGCGTGGCTGTGCTGTGGCCGCTGCACAAGGACATGGTGGTGACGCGGCACCGGGCGCTGTTCCTCGTCCTCCTCTCCTGGGCCAGCAGCTTCCTGCTGGCGCTGGCGCCGCTCTTCGTCGGTGGCGGCTTCACGCTCGAGTATAACGAGTGCAGCCGCATGTGCAACTACGCCCCCCGGAGGGATGGGGACGGGCCAATGGCCAACGGGAACGTGATGTTGCTCTTCCCTGCCTTCGACTTCACGCTGCTGGGCGGGACGCTGGCCGTCAACGTGCTGTCCTTCACCCGCATTCGACGTTATACCCGTAAACGGAAGCTGCTGTCTGGGGCGGGGCATGGTGGCGATGGTGGGGGCGGGGCGtgcccccacaggccctcatTCTCTGACATCAAGGCGGCCAAGACCATAGGCATCCTTACCTTCGCCTTTACGGCTTCGTTCTCACCCATCGCTGTCTTCGTCCTGGGCAATGTGGTGGGTCACGTCTGGTGCACTTTCTCCTTCTTTGCCTTCTGGATGCTGGCGGCCAACAGCTGCTGCAATGTGGTCATATACAGCATGCGGGACCGGCACTTCCGCAGGGGTGTTGGCCTGTTTTTCCACAGGGACCGGATGGCTCCTCAGAATGAGAAAAGCTAACCCTCCGGCGGCTCTTGCTGGCTCTGCGGTCGACCAAATTTTGGCTCCTAGGAGTTTTACTTAGTCAAAAAGGTTCTGAGGGCAgtaggaacaacaacaacaaatttatttttgtatggcGCGTTATCACagcattacatcgtctcaaagcgctttacagcatcccctcccaaagcccccagtgagtaagccataggcgacagtggcaaggcaaaactccctagaaggaagaaaccttgggagggaccaggctcaaagggggagcccatcctccaggggccggcagggagagtcaattCGGAGAGATGGATAAGTGCCAAGTCACACTGTCTAAGTCATAAGATTTGAGACACAACAGGGCAGCACGGAGGTGATTACAAGCCGGTTTTGGCGCTCCTTCAGATTGCCAAGCAACCAGTAGTAAGGCAGCCGGGCATACatggaaaatgattggttccaagggataaccaatcagattgtagaggaggtcgGTCCAAGCAACTcaaggaggcaggaccaagacatctgattggttggtcccacctcctctagtttcTTGGATCCACCTCCACTAAAATTTGACTGGTTACCTCTCTGAActaatcatttttctttctgcctgGAAACTGTAACG contains:
- the LOC111832976 gene encoding trace amine-associated receptor 13c, yielding MRPGQDWDESMAPLCHSCCCGLLGHVLAVVFMVTLAFAIVIGNVVTLAVFTQTRQTCTPQGYLKVSLALADVMVGVLVVPFSVFTEISLMVTSVPPMWFQGGSPLRAEGVWQPCQLIGPVFAGCTFVSISTIFLMTVERSVAVLWPLHKDMVVTRHRALFLVLLSWASSFLLALAPLFVGGGFTLEYNECSRMCNYAPRRDGDGPMANGNVMLLFPAFDFTLLGGTLAVNVLSFTRIRRYTRKRKLLSGAGHGGDGGGGACPHRPSFSDIKAAKTIGILTFAFTASFSPIAVFVLGNVVGHVWCTFSFFAFWMLAANSCCNVVIYSMRDRHFRRGVGLFFHRDRMAPQNEKS